A genomic stretch from Aerococcaceae bacterium zg-1292 includes:
- a CDS encoding DUF937 domain-containing protein, which yields MSIFENVGSLIDLFSQGSQTDVQAISERAGIDSKQASSVISLALPLILKAINHNTQTDEGLQSFDNALAEHANDPSFPTVAEQVNNVDMNDGSKMLDHIIPNQQGIIDKIADTLGLTPEGVRNTLVLVAPLLIHYLAKSKNNRQLTPEQIREQAAAEQRAVEQETNNGGLLGGLLEGVFGQMTHPKQQETTENNGLLGSLFDLLK from the coding sequence ATGTCAATTTTTGAAAATGTAGGTAGTCTAATTGATTTATTTTCACAAGGCTCGCAAACAGATGTGCAAGCCATTTCTGAACGTGCTGGTATCGACAGCAAACAAGCGAGTTCAGTAATTAGTTTAGCATTGCCATTAATTTTAAAAGCAATTAATCATAACACTCAAACCGATGAAGGATTACAATCGTTTGATAATGCCTTAGCGGAACATGCGAATGATCCATCATTTCCAACAGTGGCTGAACAAGTTAATAATGTTGATATGAATGACGGTTCAAAAATGTTAGACCATATTATTCCGAACCAACAAGGGATTATTGATAAAATTGCTGACACTTTAGGATTAACACCAGAAGGTGTACGTAACACATTAGTGTTAGTGGCACCATTGTTAATTCACTATTTAGCTAAATCTAAAAATAATCGTCAATTAACACCTGAACAAATTCGTGAACAAGCGGCAGCGGAACAACGTGCTGTTGAGCAAGAAACTAATAATGGTGGTTTATTAGGTGGCTTATTAGAAGGTGTATTTGGTCAAATGACCCATCCAAAACAACAAGAAACTACTGAAAACAATGGATTGTTAGGCTCACTTTTTGATTTATTAAAATAA
- a CDS encoding 5-methyltetrahydropteroyltriglutamate--homocysteine S-methyltransferase yields the protein MSTNCHCHHHQTAPFRVDHVGSFLRPDRLVQARKAYQKGEISRDELREVEDEAIKDLVDKQIAAGIKGVTDGEFRRAYWHLDFFWGLNGVEHTQAKIGYQFHDETTKADSCDVVGKITGDNHPFIEDYLFLKQLVGDRAIVRQTIPAPAQFYFELIRDEEHIEQVYSVYEDKETLFADIIAAYQTVIQDLYTAGLRNLQIDDCTWGAIVDNQLIELFAAAGGHTQTLEEVRADFAADFLTLNNGIIKDLPEDLVVNTHVCRGNFHSTWASQGGYDAVADTLFGEENVNAYYLEYDTDRAGDFTPLAKVADGKKVVLGLLTSKFGALEDKETIIARIKEAAQYVPLENLYLSPQCGFASTEEGNKLTEEQQWAKIKLINEIAAEVWG from the coding sequence ATGTCAACAAACTGTCATTGTCACCATCATCAAACAGCACCTTTTCGTGTCGATCATGTTGGATCATTTTTACGTCCAGACCGCTTGGTACAAGCTAGAAAAGCATATCAAAAAGGGGAAATATCCCGTGACGAACTGCGTGAAGTAGAAGATGAAGCCATTAAAGACTTAGTTGATAAACAAATTGCTGCAGGGATAAAAGGCGTAACCGACGGCGAGTTTCGTCGTGCCTACTGGCATTTAGACTTTTTCTGGGGTTTAAACGGTGTTGAACATACGCAAGCGAAAATAGGCTATCAATTCCATGACGAGACGACAAAAGCTGATAGTTGTGATGTTGTCGGAAAGATTACGGGAGACAATCATCCTTTCATAGAAGATTATCTATTCTTAAAACAATTAGTAGGCGATAGAGCGATTGTGCGCCAAACAATTCCCGCACCGGCACAGTTTTATTTTGAATTAATACGTGATGAAGAACATATCGAGCAAGTGTATTCAGTCTATGAAGATAAAGAGACATTATTTGCTGATATTATCGCAGCGTATCAAACAGTAATTCAAGATTTATATACTGCTGGGTTACGTAACTTACAAATAGATGATTGTACTTGGGGAGCAATTGTGGATAATCAATTAATCGAATTATTTGCAGCAGCTGGAGGACACACTCAAACACTCGAGGAGGTTCGTGCTGATTTTGCTGCGGACTTTTTAACATTAAATAATGGTATTATAAAAGATTTACCAGAAGATTTAGTTGTCAACACACATGTATGTCGTGGAAATTTCCATTCGACATGGGCGTCACAAGGCGGATATGATGCCGTAGCAGATACTTTGTTCGGTGAAGAAAATGTCAATGCCTATTACTTAGAGTATGATACTGACCGTGCAGGCGACTTTACACCTCTAGCAAAAGTAGCTGATGGTAAAAAGGTTGTGCTTGGCCTACTCACATCAAAATTTGGAGCATTAGAAGATAAAGAAACTATAATCGCACGTATTAAAGAAGCAGCACAATACGTTCCATTGGAAAACTTATATTTAAGTCCACAATGCGGCTTTGCATCTACCGAAGAAGGCAATAAGTTAACGGAAGAACAACAATGGGCAAAGATTAAATTAATCAATGAAATTGCTGCAGAAGTTTGGGGTTAG
- a CDS encoding DeoR/GlpR transcriptional regulator, producing the protein MILEKLKTQTFVTLESLIHELKSSESTIRRDLDELEQEGECRRVHGGAERLRPLQAELTNRQKSVKNIQSKRVIAEKAVSLIENGDVIFIDPGTSTQALVDLIDNQTITVVTNSIHHAATLLSKGIRTCMIGGFVKQSTDAAVGNTAVEQIKLYNFDKVFMGINAMTQEHLTTPDIEEAAVKQAIIQQGEKVYILADESKFGWRTFVNVGSVTDITLITNQSSLPFVQSLKERTEVIEV; encoded by the coding sequence ATCATCCTTGAAAAGTTAAAGACCCAAACGTTTGTCACACTGGAGTCATTGATTCATGAGCTAAAGTCTTCAGAATCTACGATTCGCCGTGATTTAGATGAATTGGAACAAGAAGGAGAATGTCGTCGTGTGCATGGAGGAGCTGAACGTTTGCGTCCGTTGCAAGCAGAACTGACTAATCGCCAAAAATCAGTCAAAAACATTCAATCAAAACGAGTCATTGCCGAAAAGGCGGTGTCATTAATTGAAAATGGTGATGTTATATTTATTGACCCCGGCACCTCAACACAAGCATTAGTCGACTTAATTGATAATCAAACCATTACTGTCGTAACGAATTCCATTCATCATGCAGCGACTTTATTATCAAAAGGCATTCGCACGTGTATGATTGGTGGTTTTGTAAAGCAAAGTACAGATGCGGCCGTTGGCAATACAGCCGTTGAACAAATTAAACTTTATAATTTCGATAAAGTTTTTATGGGGATTAACGCGATGACTCAGGAGCATTTAACGACACCAGATATTGAAGAAGCTGCAGTAAAGCAAGCGATTATTCAACAAGGTGAAAAAGTTTATATTTTAGCAGATGAATCCAAGTTTGGTTGGCGTACATTTGTGAATGTAGGTAGTGTGACTGATATTACTCTGATTACTAATCAGTCAAGCTTACCATTTGTGCAATCGTTAAAAGAAAGAACAGAGGTGATAGAAGTATGA
- the pfkB gene encoding 1-phosphofructokinase: MIYTVTLNPSIDYIVKIDSLTMGSVNRMDEDFKYPGGKGINVSRILKRLDIPTKATGFIGGFTGQFILDSLAQEGVETEFVTASTDSRINIKLKLEEETEINGVGPTISDEQLQALETILSCTTKDDIVVFAGSAPFNLTNKIYQELIPIAKQNGASIVCDFEGQTLVDSLVHQPLLVKPNHHELAAIYNVTLNTIDDIVSYGEKLLVQGAQHAIVSMAGDGALLITKAGNYFAKPIKGNVKNSVGAGDSMVAGFTGAMSQTGDALEAFKWGVACGSATAFSEDLAETSFIKQLYQQVEVEKV, from the coding sequence ATGATTTATACTGTAACACTTAATCCGTCTATCGACTATATTGTCAAAATTGATAGCTTAACAATGGGTTCAGTCAACCGGATGGACGAAGATTTTAAATATCCTGGAGGTAAAGGCATCAATGTGTCACGTATTTTGAAGCGTTTGGACATTCCAACGAAAGCGACTGGCTTTATCGGCGGCTTTACAGGACAATTTATTTTGGATAGTTTAGCGCAAGAAGGTGTTGAGACAGAATTTGTTACGGCGTCAACAGACTCTCGGATTAATATTAAGTTGAAATTGGAGGAAGAAACAGAAATTAATGGTGTCGGGCCAACCATTTCAGACGAACAATTACAAGCGTTGGAAACGATTCTGAGTTGTACAACGAAAGACGATATTGTTGTGTTTGCAGGTTCAGCCCCTTTCAATTTGACCAATAAAATATATCAAGAATTAATTCCGATTGCTAAACAAAATGGAGCGTCAATTGTGTGTGATTTTGAAGGACAAACATTAGTGGACTCCTTAGTTCATCAACCATTATTAGTAAAGCCTAATCATCATGAATTAGCGGCTATTTATAATGTAACATTGAATACGATTGATGATATTGTATCCTATGGCGAAAAATTATTAGTCCAAGGTGCTCAACATGCGATTGTATCAATGGCTGGTGATGGGGCATTACTGATTACAAAAGCCGGTAATTATTTTGCTAAACCTATTAAGGGCAATGTAAAAAATTCAGTAGGTGCTGGAGATTCCATGGTGGCTGGTTTTACTGGAGCAATGAGTCAGACCGGTGACGCATTAGAAGCTTTCAAATGGGGTGTTGCCTGTGGTTCGGCAACTGCATTTTCGGAAGATTTAGCAGAAACATCATTTATTAAACAATTATATCAACAAGTGGAGGTTGAAAAAGTATGA
- a CDS encoding PTS sugar transporter subunit IIA gives MKIQDVLRKDAMILNLTSTSKAAVIDEMVTKLVETGYVNDFDTFRTGILNREALTTTGLGDGIAMPHAKNSAVNEATVLFAKSATGLDYESLDGQPTDLFFMIAAPEGANDTHLAALAELSQYLMKDGFPNRLRQATTPEEVIAIFDAEAEKNEHVEPVVDAAPVISVERPFIVAVTACTTGIAHTYMAEEALKKQAAAMGVDIKVETNGASGVGNRLTDADIARAKGVIVAADKAVEMPRFNGKPLVSRPVADGIKKTEELINIILNDKAEMYTATTDVKSAVTKQDKKSLGGKFYTHLMSGVSQMLPFVIGGGILIAVAFLLDNLLGVPTEKLSSLGSYNQIAATFMSIGQAAFGFMLPILAGFIAFSIAEKPGLVAGFVAGAIANSGLTYTSISYGAATAEVAPSVSSGFLGALVGGFVAGGVILVLRKLLAGMPRSLEGVRSILLLPLLGTLFTGLAMLFINTPMAVINTGLNNFLEGLSGSSAILMGLVLGGMMAIDMGGPVNKAAYVFGTGTLAATVADGGSIVMAAVMAGGMVPPIAVFFATLLFKDKFTAEERNSGLTNIIMGLSFITEGAIPYAAADPARAIPSFVVGSAISGALVGLAGIKLMAPHGGIFVIALTSNPVLYIVFVLIGAIVSAYLFGYLRKTK, from the coding sequence ATGAAAATACAAGACGTATTACGTAAAGATGCGATGATTTTAAATTTAACATCGACATCTAAAGCAGCAGTCATCGATGAAATGGTGACGAAATTAGTCGAAACCGGCTATGTGAATGATTTTGATACCTTTAGAACAGGGATTTTAAATCGTGAAGCATTAACGACAACGGGACTCGGTGATGGTATTGCAATGCCACATGCTAAAAATAGTGCTGTTAACGAAGCGACGGTATTGTTTGCTAAGTCCGCGACGGGTTTAGATTATGAATCATTAGATGGACAACCAACCGATTTATTCTTTATGATTGCCGCTCCTGAGGGTGCAAATGATACGCATTTGGCAGCTTTGGCAGAATTATCACAATATTTAATGAAAGATGGCTTTCCTAATCGCTTAAGACAAGCGACAACTCCAGAAGAAGTAATTGCCATATTTGATGCAGAAGCTGAAAAAAATGAGCACGTTGAACCGGTTGTTGATGCAGCACCCGTTATCTCAGTTGAACGTCCGTTTATCGTTGCAGTAACCGCATGTACAACAGGAATCGCTCATACTTATATGGCAGAAGAAGCTTTGAAAAAACAAGCAGCTGCAATGGGTGTGGATATCAAAGTTGAAACAAATGGTGCTTCAGGTGTTGGAAATCGTTTAACGGATGCGGATATTGCTCGCGCCAAAGGAGTCATTGTTGCTGCGGACAAAGCAGTAGAGATGCCTCGTTTTAATGGTAAACCTTTAGTATCTCGTCCGGTTGCTGATGGTATTAAAAAGACGGAAGAATTAATTAATATTATTTTAAACGATAAAGCAGAAATGTATACCGCGACAACGGATGTAAAATCAGCAGTGACTAAGCAGGATAAAAAAAGTTTAGGTGGAAAATTCTACACACACTTAATGAGTGGGGTATCTCAAATGTTACCATTCGTTATTGGTGGAGGTATTTTAATTGCTGTGGCATTCTTATTAGATAATTTATTAGGGGTTCCAACGGAAAAATTAAGTAGTCTAGGTTCATACAATCAAATTGCTGCAACCTTTATGAGTATCGGACAAGCAGCCTTTGGTTTTATGTTACCTATTTTAGCAGGCTTTATTGCTTTTTCAATCGCTGAAAAACCAGGTTTAGTAGCTGGTTTTGTTGCCGGTGCTATTGCAAACAGTGGTTTAACTTACACAAGTATTTCTTATGGTGCAGCAACAGCTGAAGTAGCGCCTTCAGTATCCTCTGGGTTCTTAGGGGCACTAGTTGGTGGTTTCGTCGCTGGTGGCGTCATCTTAGTATTACGAAAATTATTAGCGGGCATGCCACGCTCATTAGAAGGCGTTCGTTCCATTTTATTATTGCCATTATTAGGAACATTGTTTACAGGATTAGCGATGTTATTTATTAACACACCAATGGCAGTCATTAATACTGGGTTGAATAATTTCTTAGAAGGGCTATCCGGTAGTTCAGCTATCTTAATGGGCTTAGTATTAGGTGGTATGATGGCCATTGATATGGGTGGTCCGGTGAATAAGGCTGCTTATGTGTTCGGTACAGGTACATTAGCCGCAACCGTTGCCGATGGTGGGTCGATTGTTATGGCAGCTGTTATGGCTGGTGGTATGGTGCCACCAATTGCTGTATTCTTCGCGACTTTATTATTTAAGGATAAATTTACCGCTGAAGAACGTAACTCTGGTTTAACAAATATTATTATGGGCTTATCTTTCATTACTGAAGGAGCAATTCCTTATGCTGCTGCTGACCCAGCGCGGGCAATCCCAAGTTTCGTAGTAGGTTCTGCGATTTCTGGAGCGTTGGTTGGATTAGCAGGCATCAAACTAATGGCACCACACGGTGGTATCTTTGTTATCGCCTTAACCAGTAATCCTGTTTTATATATTGTATTCGTATTAATTGGAGCAATTGTGTCTGCCTACTTATTTGGTTACTTACGTAAAACGAAATAA
- a CDS encoding PD-(D/E)XK nuclease family protein, which translates to MALQIVTGNLTTNKKKVIIEKLLSIKADKPNAKIFYLVPEHIKFDMETTLLSTMQQYFKTQAAATLDIQVVSFTRLNWFLLQQQGKQQENVSQIGISMLIRQILEQEKEHLIVYKGQHRHQGFVEKLRVLFEELLQGNITPDSLVDASVTLGDFKAGELENQRLSELRLLYQKFCEQLDAQNVGNYQSFEQLERYFSKQERLLDNYIVIDHHYFFNSQQYRLIVDFIRAFDQVWLTLPLTHREAIQLDWHPVVAVPKATYQTLHQLSRLFKFELLPDWDIHQPEYDYFPAIREVANWFKDAQSFTGVGQNLPSPTSNTHHFWQFDSIQNEIRHISNQIHYLVAKEGYRYQDILVVARDMDRYQQIVGPYFEMNQIPYFYDHEASMSQHPFVLWLESYFRLYMYRWQYQDLMLVIKSDLLLPPWLNEAPIEEIRHQKCLLETILLANGFFGYRFYEEQFEWQFPQQDESYQDYKGIIHEQTIGALVNQWRQWLVETLYHPFNQWQQRQTGTVASTWLYQLLERSGVKHQLMMMRDQVIELGQIEMSQRLEQVWHVLMNTLDEFHLLYGEKQLDLALFSELLTTGLTQATYHIIPPTMDQVTITSLDSPQVKPAKICFAIGMDDLTLPRYVQSDSLLTQANRESIQERLLPYQSIRDFSVNRNQMELLMTQQLLLNASEQLYISYASTVNGQGRALSPLLDNVRKVIQQPLEMFNEEEHPLFQQKTIHTNQLGRAAMLLSPVLSLMRTAYQHSQSLTSIQLRLVNYLLEQPIAKTQHWQQLIRQLFQFHALPTNLSTETALQLFGRNIIASVSKIEQYYQDPFSHYLIYGLRLKEREQYTIDAAKTGDYFHSVLDSVMRLLIHDEQRLAEVSTDTLKHYLEKALQAVNQEWRFNLFDSHPRMQAIRLQLDQQLWHFLQFSQRQHQLTHVQTVQTEAIFGLNQTLSGFKYPLESGGKLYITGKIDRIDTMASQQKLQVIDYKSGQKQFDLSDAYYGLDLQILTYLNVALKNYKSYTPLGAFYQPLIHQYQEATRDILSQDALALSNHLLQEHVLNGFVTVTPDELETIEPTFADNKKSMIYPVSTLKSGNYSSASSYIGSEDLARLLQMTNQRFIQAAQAIQSGEIQLAPYKDYPYTTALQPQYRVISGFDATEHYHLYRHRQIKSKEVLSILKEEEAASHD; encoded by the coding sequence ATGGCACTACAAATCGTTACAGGTAATTTAACTACGAATAAGAAAAAAGTAATTATTGAGAAATTATTGTCAATCAAAGCAGATAAGCCGAATGCTAAGATATTTTATTTAGTCCCAGAACATATTAAGTTTGATATGGAAACAACATTATTATCAACGATGCAACAATATTTTAAGACGCAAGCAGCTGCAACGTTAGACATACAAGTCGTTAGTTTTACACGGTTAAACTGGTTTTTATTACAACAACAAGGTAAACAACAAGAAAATGTCTCTCAAATTGGGATTTCAATGCTCATCCGTCAAATATTAGAACAAGAAAAAGAGCATTTAATTGTCTATAAAGGGCAGCACCGCCACCAAGGCTTTGTTGAGAAATTACGGGTGCTGTTTGAAGAATTACTCCAAGGCAATATCACACCAGATTCACTAGTCGATGCTTCCGTCACCTTAGGTGATTTTAAAGCCGGGGAGCTGGAAAATCAACGACTTTCAGAGTTGCGCTTACTCTATCAAAAATTTTGTGAGCAGTTGGATGCGCAAAATGTCGGAAATTACCAATCCTTTGAGCAATTGGAACGATATTTTAGTAAACAAGAACGATTGTTGGATAATTACATCGTCATTGATCATCATTATTTCTTTAATTCGCAACAATATCGTTTGATTGTTGATTTTATTCGCGCTTTTGACCAAGTGTGGCTCACTTTACCACTGACGCATCGAGAGGCTATTCAATTGGATTGGCATCCGGTTGTCGCTGTTCCTAAAGCGACGTATCAGACATTGCATCAATTAAGTCGCCTGTTCAAATTTGAATTATTGCCAGACTGGGACATCCATCAACCTGAGTATGACTATTTTCCTGCAATCCGTGAAGTAGCAAACTGGTTTAAAGATGCTCAATCGTTTACTGGTGTCGGTCAAAATCTCCCGAGTCCAACATCCAATACGCATCATTTCTGGCAATTTGACTCGATTCAAAATGAAATTCGCCATATCAGTAATCAGATTCATTATCTTGTAGCAAAAGAAGGCTATCGCTATCAAGATATTTTAGTCGTAGCACGCGATATGGATCGTTATCAGCAAATTGTTGGCCCATACTTTGAAATGAATCAGATTCCATATTTCTATGACCATGAAGCGAGTATGTCGCAGCATCCATTTGTATTATGGTTGGAATCCTATTTTCGTTTGTATATGTATCGGTGGCAGTATCAAGACTTGATGTTAGTGATTAAGTCTGATTTACTATTACCGCCATGGTTAAATGAAGCACCGATTGAAGAAATTCGCCACCAAAAATGTCTTCTCGAAACGATATTATTGGCAAATGGTTTTTTCGGTTATCGTTTTTATGAGGAACAATTTGAATGGCAATTTCCTCAACAAGATGAATCTTATCAAGATTATAAGGGCATTATTCACGAACAAACAATTGGGGCGCTAGTCAATCAGTGGCGTCAGTGGCTCGTTGAAACATTGTATCATCCATTCAATCAATGGCAACAAAGGCAAACCGGAACAGTGGCGAGCACCTGGTTGTATCAGCTGCTGGAACGCAGTGGAGTGAAACACCAATTAATGATGATGCGTGACCAAGTAATTGAATTAGGGCAAATTGAAATGTCTCAGCGCTTAGAACAAGTATGGCACGTATTGATGAATACTTTAGACGAATTTCATTTGTTATATGGGGAAAAACAGCTGGATTTAGCATTGTTTAGTGAATTATTAACAACAGGTTTAACGCAAGCAACATATCATATTATACCGCCAACTATGGACCAAGTGACAATTACCAGTTTAGATAGTCCACAAGTTAAGCCTGCTAAAATTTGCTTTGCGATAGGGATGGATGATTTAACCTTACCACGCTATGTTCAGTCCGATTCCTTATTGACACAGGCCAATCGTGAAAGCATTCAAGAACGTTTATTACCGTATCAGTCTATTCGTGACTTTTCGGTTAACCGTAACCAAATGGAATTATTAATGACACAGCAATTATTATTAAATGCCAGTGAACAACTTTATATCTCTTATGCATCGACGGTCAATGGACAAGGTCGTGCATTGTCGCCTTTATTGGATAATGTGCGGAAAGTGATTCAACAGCCGCTGGAAATGTTTAATGAGGAAGAACATCCGTTATTCCAACAAAAAACAATTCACACCAATCAATTAGGTCGAGCAGCCATGCTATTGTCCCCGGTATTATCACTGATGCGTACAGCGTATCAACACAGTCAGTCATTAACGAGCATTCAATTACGCTTAGTAAACTATTTATTAGAACAGCCCATTGCTAAAACACAGCATTGGCAACAGTTGATTCGACAATTATTTCAGTTCCATGCGTTACCAACCAATCTTTCTACAGAAACGGCGCTTCAATTGTTTGGACGTAATATTATCGCATCAGTATCAAAAATTGAACAATATTATCAAGATCCATTCAGTCATTATCTAATCTATGGATTGCGTTTGAAAGAACGGGAGCAGTATACGATAGATGCAGCCAAAACGGGTGATTATTTCCATTCAGTACTAGATTCCGTGATGCGTTTACTGATTCATGATGAGCAGCGATTAGCGGAAGTCTCGACAGATACATTAAAACACTATCTAGAAAAAGCATTACAAGCAGTGAATCAGGAGTGGCGGTTTAATTTATTTGATAGTCACCCACGTATGCAAGCTATTCGGCTACAATTAGATCAGCAATTATGGCATTTTTTACAATTTAGCCAACGGCAGCATCAGTTAACGCACGTTCAAACCGTTCAAACAGAAGCGATTTTCGGTCTGAATCAAACTTTATCAGGTTTTAAATATCCATTAGAAAGCGGCGGGAAATTATATATTACCGGAAAAATCGACCGAATTGATACCATGGCGTCGCAACAAAAATTACAAGTAATTGATTATAAGTCGGGGCAAAAACAGTTTGATTTAAGTGATGCATATTATGGATTGGATTTACAGATACTTACGTATTTAAATGTAGCGCTAAAAAATTATAAATCATACACACCGCTTGGTGCCTTTTACCAACCATTAATACATCAGTATCAAGAAGCGACACGGGACATACTTTCTCAAGACGCACTGGCATTGTCAAACCATCTATTACAAGAACATGTGCTCAATGGTTTTGTGACAGTGACACCCGATGAATTAGAAACCATTGAACCGACCTTTGCAGATAATAAGAAAAGTATGATTTATCCTGTAAGTACATTAAAAAGCGGGAATTATTCAAGTGCCAGTTCTTATATAGGTAGTGAGGATTTAGCACGATTATTACAGATGACTAATCAGCGATTTATTCAAGCGGCACAAGCCATCCAATCTGGTGAGATTCAACTCGCACCGTATAAGGATTACCCTTATACAACCGCGTTGCAACCGCAATACCGGGTTATTTCAGGATTTGATGCAACGGAACATTATCATCTGTACCGTCATCGTCAGATTAAATCAAAAGAAGTATTATCGATACTAAAAGAAGAGGAGGCAGCTTCACATGATTGA